ATGGATGGGACAATGCCCGGACTGTGGCGACTGGGACAGCCTTGTGGAAGAGACTCTGGTGGCCCGGACCCCGGGCGTGGCAGGTGCAGGCCGAACGGCCATTGCCGCAAAACCCGTACCCATCGAATCCGTGGAGACGGGTACCGCCCTACGCATGGGCACCGGCATCAATGAATTTGACCGGGTTCTGGGCGGCGGTATTGTAAGCGGCTCTCTGGTGCTCATCGGCGGAGACCCCGGCATCGGAAAATCCACACTTATGCTCCAGGTGTTGTCCACCCTGGCAAAGGCCGGAAAAAAATGTCTGTATGTATCCGGGGAAGAATCCATCGGCCAGATTTCCATGCGGGGAAAACGCCTGGGGTCCATGGGCAATTCTTTATTTGTGGTATCAGAGACCGATCTTGAGGCAATTCTTGCCATGGCCGAAAAAGATCAATATGACGCCATGGTTGTGGACTCCATCCAAACCGTATTTCATCCCCAGGTCACATCCACCCCGGGCAGCATCACCCAGATCAGAGAAGCATCCATGCAGTTCATGCGCCTGTCCAAAACCATAGGACTTCCCATTTTTCTTGTGGGGCATGTCACCAAAGGCGGTGCCATTGCAGGCCCCAGAATCATGGAGCATATGGTGGACACGGTACTCTATTTTGAAGGGGACAAAAACCATATTTTCAGAATTCTTCGGGCCGTAAAAAATCGTTTCGGATCCACCAATGAGATCGGGGTGTTTGAAATGCGGGACCAGGGATTGACCCAGGTGCCGAATCCGTCGGCTGTGTTTTTGTCTGAACGGGCCCAGGTGGCCCCGGGATCTGTGGTTACGGCCAGCATGGAGGGCTCCCGCCCCATTCTGGTGGAGATCCAGGGACTGGTATCCACCTCGGGACTGGGTACGCCCCGGCGGACGGTCTTAGGACTGGACAGCAACCGAGTGGCCCTGATTGTGGCGGTGATGGAAAAACGCCTGGGCATGAATCTGGCCGGTCTGGACATTTTTATGAATGTCACAGGCGGGGTCCGCATCACCGAACCCTCGGCAGATCTGGCCATTGCAGCGGCGCTTGCCTCAAGCTTTCTGGACCGTCCCGTACACAAGGAGACCACCCTGATCGGCGAAATCGGCCTTACCGGCGAGATACGGGCGGTAAGCCATGCCCAGGCCAGAATCAAAGAAGCCGCCAAAATGGGATTCACCCGCTGCCTTGTGCCCACAGCAACCATGAAGCAATTATCAAAAATCAAAGGCATGGCCATTGAAAGCGTCAGTTTTTTAAGGGATGCCGTGGAGGTTTTATTTGAAGGGTAAAAAAAAACAGACAAAAGGAACCAAGCCGGCTAAAAAAGGCGGCAAAAGCGGCCAGTGGGCGGATCACCTCACACAAAAAGCCAAATCCATGGGATACCCTGCCCGGTCGGTATTTAAACTTGAAGATATTCAAAATAGATTTCAGGTGATCAAAAAAGGGGATACCGTACTTGATTTAGGGTGCTCACCTGGTTCCTGGACCCTTTATGCCGCAAAACTTGTGGGTAACCAGGGACGTGTACTCGGCATTGATTTAAAACCGGTGGAAACAAAACTGCCGCCCAATGCGTCAACCATCCAAGACGATATTCTTCACCCCGAAGACCCGGCTTTTATAGAGACACATGCCGGAACTTTTAACGCCGTGATCAGTGACATGGCCCCGGCCACCACAGGCAGAAAGGATGTGGATGCCATCCGCTCTGTCGAACTGTGCCGCATGGCCCTTGACACGGCCTTGAAAAATTTGGCTTTTCAGGGTAATTTTGTGTGTAAAATTTTCCAGGGAAACGACTTTAAAACGTTTGAACAGGAAGTGAAAGCAGCATTTAAGGATTGCCGGGTGTTTAAGCCCGAAAGTTGTAGAAAACAAAGCAAAGAAATTTATATAATAGGCAAAGAAAAGATTAAATAAGGAGGCAATATCCATGTCAGGACATAGCAAATGGTCGACCATCAAACACAAGAAAGGTGCGGCCGACAAAAAGCGGGCAAAGATATTTACTAAGCTGATCAAAGAAATCACAGTCGCTGCCCGTATGGGCGGGGGTGATCCAAACGCCAATCCCCGCCTGCGCCATGCCATTGACTCGGCCAAAGCCCAGAATATGCCCAAGGACAATGTGGATCGGGCCATTAAAAAGGGTACCGGAGACATGGACGGGGTCAATTACGAAGAGATTATATATGAAGGGTATGGACCCGGCGGCGTGGCGGTAATGGTGGAATGCCTCACGGATAATAAAAACCGGACCATTGCCGATGTCAGATATATCTTTAACAAGGCAGGCGGCAATGTGGGAACCGATGGTTGCGTGGCCTGGATGTTTGATAAAAAAGGCGTAATTACCATTTCCAAGGAAAATTCAGACGAAGACACCCTCATGGAAGTGGCCATTGATGCCGGAGCCGAAGATATCAAGGACGAAGGAGAGAGCTTTGATGTGCTCACTGCACCCGAAGATTTTGATGCAGTCAAAGATGCCATTGACGGTGCAGAAATCACCTATGAGGTGGCTGAAATCTCCATGGTTCCCCAGAACACCACAGCCGTATCGGGAAAAGAAGCCGAGCAGATGATCAAATTCATGGAAGCCCTGGACGATTGTGATGATATCCAAAATTTTTATACCAACGCGGATATCCCGGACGAGGCTTTTGACGCCATGTAATTTGTCCTTAAGATGCAATGAAAATAAAAGGGTCGCCTTGTATATCATGCCGACCCTTTTATTTTTCAAGCATTAAAAATGAAATTTATATAAAATTCAAATTGTTATATCTGTTCTAATGTGTTAAAATAGACCCAAATAAAAGAAAAATAATAGCAGGTGGTCATGAACCCTGTTGATTCAAATGCCGAGAACGGCTTCATAAGCGTATCTTATCCCCTGGATCTTGTAAACCAGGCCCGTGAGGTAATGCTTGGTGCAAACCAGGAGCTTTTCTCTGCCAACGTTGCTGATATCTCGTCAGACCCGCCGACTGAGTTTTCTCAGTTATCCTTTCAACTCACCTCCAGGCTGGACGGATTTTCAGAATTACTCTCTTCCACCGATTTTTTCTCCGAATTATCTCCATATCAAGACGAACCTGCAACCGAAGAGACGGAAAATTCAACTTTTTCGGAAAGTGTTGAAGCGTTGTTTTCAAACAATACAGATACAAATGGGGCATTTTCCGCTTCGGATCTCAAAGCCCAGGAAGAGTCAGTAAAAACAGTGATTGAGGCGTATAACGAACTGGTTGAATGGTTGGACAGCAGTCAATATGCCATCAACCCCTCATTCAAGGCAGACCTGTTTAAGGATATGAACTCACAAGTGCTGGAAAGCATAACATCAAACAAATCCCCAGCCCAAGAAAATGCCCCGGCGACCCGTGTAGATGGAACGGCGCCCCAGGCCCGGCAGACAGAGTCTTTTTCCCCACAGGTGGTTGACGCATCGGACGAGACCATGGAATCGGCCCTTTCGGGAATTGGCCTGACCTTAAATACCGACGGCACCCTGAATGTCGAAAAAAAATTTGACGCGCAGTTCCAAACCGATGTCAGCCGCGCCTATGACGTTTTGGCCGGGAAAGAGGGATTTTTCACCAAAATCGGTTCTGCAATTGATAAGCTGAACAGCAGAGACAGCCGTTTCGATATTTACACCCAAAATGACAATGCCCAGGTCTATACCAGAGATGCGGGTGTTCAGGTCCGCAATATTTACCGGACAAATATTGCGTCACTGCTCAATATTTTCGCATAAACGGAGTTCAACTCAAAGACCGGCCAGGTCATATTCGATATCTTCAAAAGTATCTTCGATTTTATATAAGATTTTATCCGCCTCGGAAAGCTTTCGGTCTGCGATATACCCCTCAATTTCAGCATATAACGCTTTTAGCCGGTCTTTTTGTTTGAGCAAAATATCCTTTACATCCGGATTTCCATCCAGGGCGTAAAGCAGTTTATCCAGTTTTGCCACAAGGTCATAAAGAGCAGGATCGTCGTATTCTTTGATGGCCTTGGCATGCATGAGGGCCGCGGCCAATTTAGGGTATGCCCCTTTTAATCCTTTTGTGTAAAACGGACGCACGTCCACCGTCAACTGCATATACTTACTCATGGTTGCTCTTCTCCTTTTCCCTGACCAGACACGGATAACAATAAAATTTTTGTATTTATTCACGGGGGGGGGATTTACTCATACTCAACGTGCCGAATTTAAAGCGTAAATATAACTATTTGAAATAATTAAAAAAATCTAGATTTTTGTTTTTTATTATGCTATTTTCAATTTCATGGAGATTAAAAGACCTTTTACCGATGAAGAATTTCAAGCCACCCCAGAGCCTGTTCAACGATATATTATCCAGTTGGAAGAGGTGGTTGTAAAATTGCTCAACGAAACAGAGCATCTTAAAAAACGAGTCACAGAGCTTGAAAATAAGCTCAATAAAAATTCTCAAAATTCCAGCAAGCCGCCTTCTTCTGATCCCCCCTTTAAAAAGCCGGATAGAAAAACCCAAAAGGGTCAAAGAAAAAGAGGCGGTCAAAAAGGTCATAAAGGCCATCAGCAAAAACTAATGCTCCCGACATCTGAAAATATCATACTGCCAGGGGAGTGCGTATGTGGTTGTTCCGATGTCGTCCCTGATAGCCTTAAGGCATTTCATACCCATCAAGTAATAGAATTGCCTGAAATTAAAATGGATGTACTTCATTTCATCCTTCATAAAGGCGTCTGTTCAAAATGCGGCAAAGTTGTCAAGGCAGATATACCTTCAGAACATCAAACCGGTTATGGACCCCGCCTGAGCGCCCTTATTGCAGAGATAAGCGGAATTCAAGGAAATAGCCGTGAAACTGTTCGCACGTTCTGTCGGTCAGTCCTCAATTTTCCAATATCAACAGGCGCTATTCAGAAGGTTGTAGACCGGGCCTCAGAGGCTCTAAAACCTGTATACTCCCAAATTGCCAACATGGCTCGCTCGAGCGAGGTCAACTATATTGATGAAACATCCTGGTTCCAAAGCGGTGCTTTAAATTGGTTGTGGGTTATGGCCAATAGTTCTGTTGCATATTTTATGATTCATAAGAACCGGTCCAAAGAGGCCTTTCAGGCATTAGTCCAGGAATGGGACGGCATTCTCGTTAGTGACAATTACGGCGTTTATGCAAAATGGATCAACCTGCGACAAACCTGCCTGGCCCATATAATCCGAAAGGCAAAAGCTCTTGCTGAAAGAAAGGATGAAAACGTCAACCAATTTGGCAAACAGGTTGTGCAAGATCTTCAACTGCTCTGTCATTGGGCGAAATCTCCACCTGACAGTAAAGAATGGCGTAGTTTTTACGACCGATTTACCGAATTGATTTTCCAACACCAGGAAGACAAGAATGAAATAGGTACTATGGCTCGTTCTCTGATCCGACAGCTTGAATCTCTTTGGCTTTTTCTCGATATCGTGGAGGTTGAGCCAACCAATAACCATGCAGAACGGACTTTGCGCTATGGTGTCTTATGGCGGAAAAGAAGCAAGGGGACGCAGAGTGAAAAGGGAAATCATTGGGTTGAAAGAATACTGTCCTTCAAACAGACTTGTTTTATTCGTTCGCTTGAATCCTTTCCCATAATGGCTGACTTGATTCATTCATATTTCAAAGAGCAAGAGCCGGATCTTACCTGGCTCTGATTCCGTTTTATTTGTTATACCCCGTGAATGGATACAAATTTTTTATACTGCCAACTTCAAGCAAGACTATTGGCCCATTTCCCGATATTATAGTGCCAAAATATGAAGAAAGGGAGGAATATTATGTTTACCCTCAATGATTTGTTCGATATTGCCATAAAAATGGAAGAAAATGGCCGGGATGTGTATCTAAACGCTTTAGGGAAAGCCGGCAACAGGGAGATTGAAGGTCTTGTTCAATGGATGGCCGAGGAAGAAAACCGCCACAAATCGTGGTTTGAAAAACAAAAATCCGTCATTTCTCCAAGTGGCCGGGATCTCAATATTATGCTTCCCGGTGTAATTAAAGAGATGATGGGAGACAATAGCCTCTCCCTGGATGAACTGGATCTTTCAGAAATCACCACATCGGTGCAGATGCTTGAAACATTCATCATGTTTGAAAATGACACAATCCTGTTTTACGAGTTTCTGGAGGCCTTTGTGGAATCAGAACCGGTCAAAGCAGGCCTACACAAAATCATAGCCGAAGAGATGGGACATGTGGACAAAATATCCGCCATGATTCAATCCCTTAAAGATGGAGGGGATTAACTCCCCTCCAAAACTTAACGCAGTCAGGCCGTTTTTCACTTGGATCAAGCCCCCTGATGAACCGTAATCTGTGGAAAAGGAATATCCCAGTCGTATTGGGAAGCCGCATCAACACACCATCTTTGGATGGCGCGATTTAAACGGTTGTATATAGGCGCCTGGCTGCCTTTAAAATCGGCAATCACAACAAGATCAAGAGAAGAAGCCCCGGCTTCGGCAAATTCCACTTTCAGACTCAGCAGCTCTTCAGCATACCCTTCTTTTTCAATATTAGCTTGAATAAAGGCCAACAAAAGATCAGGAATAGCTGTGGTGGCATCTTTCTGGTGACCATAACCAACACCGAAGGGCACCTTGAGTCTAAAATTCACAGAGAGGTTCAAAGGTGTCATCCCTAAAAAATCCGCCGTCTGATAGGTCTTTTTGGCACCGCCTCTTAATACCAATTCCACGGTTTCATGGCTCAAATGGGTCACGCCGCCCCGGGTGCCGTCGGAAAGGATAACCCAGTCATTTTTCCGGCAGGGAAACCAGGATTCTTGACGATCAAATGTCCTGGATGTTTTGCCGACAAGTTCCGTAATGGGAATTCTCAGTGTAATACCCAAATCAGGATTTTCCAGCAGAGAATGAAAATTGATATGCTTAACCCGCCAAGGAACGCCCTTGTACATCATGCGCTCCCCTTCCCTGACCGCCCCGACATTGAGCATCAGCTTGCTCGTATCCAGATACATGGGCAGGGTGGCCTTGGCCGCCCATATCACGCCCATAATAAAGATAATGGTCAGGGAAAGCAGTACCCAGTCCTCCACAAAATAAAAGACCGCGACGACCGCCAGCACCGTCAATACAAGTGTCATACCCCGATATATCAATTCAAGTACCCGTATATGAAAGGGGCGGTACTCCAATTTGTATCCGGGGACAAAACGAATCAGGTTCCGGTAGAAAAAACCAACCAAGAACACCACACCAATACAGGCCAGTATGGCCAAAATCAGGTACAGGCCCCGGGTTCTAAAAAATTTTTTAACAGAGTCCTGGGTGCTGTCAATGACGGATGCCTCTTGCCGCTCAATTTCGTCAAGCTTGAGCTGCACCAGATCTACTTTGTTTTTTATCTGGCTTTCAAGACCTTTGTACTCGGGCAAAAGATTTTTAAGAGCTGATGCAAGTGCTTTATCTTTGGTCTGACCCATCAAAGATTCAATGCGGGTTCTGGCCTTGATCGCCACGGGAAGCAACTCCTGGTAATTGGCCAGTTCATCATTGAGTTTTGATTTATGCCTGGCTTTAACCGTAAGTCGCTTAAGTTCCATAATCCCGGGTTCGGCCAGGGAGAGCAACTCCTCTTTCCAGTCAAACCGCTCTTTTTTCTTGGTCACAAACAAGCCGATTTCTACACCTGTGGCAGTCATTTCAAAATCGGTTGCAGCGTCAGCTATCTGTTTATCCAGTTCGGCAAGCTCTGCGGAGAGATATTGTTTTTCGGTTTCTGAACTGGCCTTTTCCATGGCCTCTTTCTTTTCATCCATGCGCTGTTTCAGCGTTGTTTTGCTTTTGACGATGGATTTAAGAATTTCAAGGGTATTCTTCTGCTGCGCCTCAGCTTCCGGTGCAGACTGGCCATCTTTCTCAACCTGGGTCTGGGCCGTATCCCCGGGCGACGATGCCGCCGGTGCCTCCTGGCTGATTGCGATACAGGGCAACAGGATCAATGCCGTAATGATAAGTGCTATGTATTTTTTCATTTGCTTATTCTCCGGACCCATGGGCCTTATAAAATTATTCCATAAAGATGAAACTAAAAATCAATTCAGTGGTATACTGAACCTCATTTTTTTTCAAGTGCCGGCGAGATTCTAAACACAGAAAAAGAAAAGGGGCGAAACACATAAAATGCCCTCGCCCCTGAATCATTACGATTTTAATTATTATTAAACTTTATTCTTTTTTTCCGGCATCCGCCATCATTTTAAGCATGGCATATTTTTCCTCAACCTCTTGTCCAAGGGCGGCTCTCAACCTTTTGGACTCCTCGGGAA
Above is a window of uncultured Desulfobacter sp. DNA encoding:
- a CDS encoding ferritin family protein, whose amino-acid sequence is MFTLNDLFDIAIKMEENGRDVYLNALGKAGNREIEGLVQWMAEEENRHKSWFEKQKSVISPSGRDLNIMLPGVIKEMMGDNSLSLDELDLSEITTSVQMLETFIMFENDTILFYEFLEAFVESEPVKAGLHKIIAEEMGHVDKISAMIQSLKDGGD
- a CDS encoding RlmE family RNA methyltransferase, which gives rise to MKGKKKQTKGTKPAKKGGKSGQWADHLTQKAKSMGYPARSVFKLEDIQNRFQVIKKGDTVLDLGCSPGSWTLYAAKLVGNQGRVLGIDLKPVETKLPPNASTIQDDILHPEDPAFIETHAGTFNAVISDMAPATTGRKDVDAIRSVELCRMALDTALKNLAFQGNFVCKIFQGNDFKTFEQEVKAAFKDCRVFKPESCRKQSKEIYIIGKEKIK
- a CDS encoding YebC/PmpR family DNA-binding transcriptional regulator codes for the protein MSGHSKWSTIKHKKGAADKKRAKIFTKLIKEITVAARMGGGDPNANPRLRHAIDSAKAQNMPKDNVDRAIKKGTGDMDGVNYEEIIYEGYGPGGVAVMVECLTDNKNRTIADVRYIFNKAGGNVGTDGCVAWMFDKKGVITISKENSDEDTLMEVAIDAGAEDIKDEGESFDVLTAPEDFDAVKDAIDGAEITYEVAEISMVPQNTTAVSGKEAEQMIKFMEALDDCDDIQNFYTNADIPDEAFDAM
- a CDS encoding IS66 family transposase — its product is MEIKRPFTDEEFQATPEPVQRYIIQLEEVVVKLLNETEHLKKRVTELENKLNKNSQNSSKPPSSDPPFKKPDRKTQKGQRKRGGQKGHKGHQQKLMLPTSENIILPGECVCGCSDVVPDSLKAFHTHQVIELPEIKMDVLHFILHKGVCSKCGKVVKADIPSEHQTGYGPRLSALIAEISGIQGNSRETVRTFCRSVLNFPISTGAIQKVVDRASEALKPVYSQIANMARSSEVNYIDETSWFQSGALNWLWVMANSSVAYFMIHKNRSKEAFQALVQEWDGILVSDNYGVYAKWINLRQTCLAHIIRKAKALAERKDENVNQFGKQVVQDLQLLCHWAKSPPDSKEWRSFYDRFTELIFQHQEDKNEIGTMARSLIRQLESLWLFLDIVEVEPTNNHAERTLRYGVLWRKRSKGTQSEKGNHWVERILSFKQTCFIRSLESFPIMADLIHSYFKEQEPDLTWL
- the fliD gene encoding flagellar filament capping protein FliD, which produces MNPVDSNAENGFISVSYPLDLVNQAREVMLGANQELFSANVADISSDPPTEFSQLSFQLTSRLDGFSELLSSTDFFSELSPYQDEPATEETENSTFSESVEALFSNNTDTNGAFSASDLKAQEESVKTVIEAYNELVEWLDSSQYAINPSFKADLFKDMNSQVLESITSNKSPAQENAPATRVDGTAPQARQTESFSPQVVDASDETMESALSGIGLTLNTDGTLNVEKKFDAQFQTDVSRAYDVLAGKEGFFTKIGSAIDKLNSRDSRFDIYTQNDNAQVYTRDAGVQVRNIYRTNIASLLNIFA
- the radA gene encoding DNA repair protein RadA — encoded protein: MAKKKDKTIFRCKTCGTQTPKWMGQCPDCGDWDSLVEETLVARTPGVAGAGRTAIAAKPVPIESVETGTALRMGTGINEFDRVLGGGIVSGSLVLIGGDPGIGKSTLMLQVLSTLAKAGKKCLYVSGEESIGQISMRGKRLGSMGNSLFVVSETDLEAILAMAEKDQYDAMVVDSIQTVFHPQVTSTPGSITQIREASMQFMRLSKTIGLPIFLVGHVTKGGAIAGPRIMEHMVDTVLYFEGDKNHIFRILRAVKNRFGSTNEIGVFEMRDQGLTQVPNPSAVFLSERAQVAPGSVVTASMEGSRPILVEIQGLVSTSGLGTPRRTVLGLDSNRVALIVAVMEKRLGMNLAGLDIFMNVTGGVRITEPSADLAIAAALASSFLDRPVHKETTLIGEIGLTGEIRAVSHAQARIKEAAKMGFTRCLVPTATMKQLSKIKGMAIESVSFLRDAVEVLFEG